Below is a window of Plasmodium chabaudi chabaudi strain AS genome assembly, chromosome: 10 DNA.
atatagagaggaaaaaaaaaaaaataataaactaaATAATAATCGAAATAGCAATGatgaagataaaaatattaaactACCAAATAATCATGATCAAACAAAGGGACCAAAATATTCGAAATTAGATTCTTATGCTACTAAATCTTCATTAGATGTTCCATCAATATCTCTTATAGAGGCAGGATTGAAGGAAAAAATTGACGAAAACAACAGCGATAGTAAAGAAGACAGTATCATACTTGATAacgatgaagaaaataaacaaaatgaaaacttCCAGGTTCcacatttctttttcattttaagagatgtaaatgaaaatgaactttcaaattttaaagacgaaaataaagataaaataaatcgtTCTCATAGTGAAAACCCATGCAATTTTACTGAGAAAAATGAATCAACCAATGATAATTATgctcaaaattattttaactttttaataaacaaaataaaaaataataatactaaaaaaaaagtgaaatatttgttaaaatttttaggAAAAAAAAGCCTCTTTCTTTTCCCTTCTATTTGTAAgaataacaataatgatgaaaCGGAGATAACTGCACAATATATTTccgaattaaaaaatttaaaaaaagaattatatatacaaggAAGAAGTATAGACAATATGCATAAGCATgatggaaaatatatgtataaatatttaaatatgctaatatatacaacaaacaataacattttttatagccctaatcatataaaaaaaaaaatcgaacgctttgaaaataaaatattatacaatattttaacagataattttttacttcatattcgaaataaaatagaaaacAAATTACCTATGAAaccaaatttatttttaacattaattaatcaaataaaaatagaatttCTTGCAActtttgataaattttcTATAGGAAATACAGAAATCAAAAATAGGTATAAAACTCAATTGTGCAATAATATCGATCTTATCATATTAAAAGcttataaagaaaatatagcaTATAGCTGTTTTAccttttataatttaatagacaataaaattaatgaattaaatatttatgaaaatataaataaaaaatattataaaaatttttatcaccTACGTAAAGATATTAACAAGCTAAACAAACAAGGTATAGACaatcttatatataatgaaattcttagtataaaaaaagaagaaatgtttacacattttattaatacataCTATGATGGTAACATTTCACCTTCAAGAGAAGAAACGGATGATAAATCAGATTATGATTCATCTTTTCCAAATTTACAAAAggacaatttaaaaaaaaatctcccatatataaattatcaatCTGATAATACGATCGATTCAgtagaatataataaaaaaattatcaaaaaaaaaagtaattcATATAATCATGCGGGACTAGAAAAAAGACGCTCTAGTATTAGCAGAAGcatttcaaataaaacaaataataaacctAAAACTTTAAACGaccaaaataaagataCCAATACCTTGCGTAAAGGTAACAGATCGAgctcaaataatttttcaataagtaaaaatatgtctATTAATTTAGATATATTAGTGAAAAAATACAACCGACGACATTCACAAAATAGCTCAAAGGGggtattacaaaaaaaaaataaatcagaTATTGAACTAGATAATAaccagaaaaaaaataattatagaaaatataaaactgatggaaatattaatattcatACGaataatatcaaaaaatatatgaccactaatgattatttaaaaaatatcgatctttatgttaataaaaaaatgaatacaacagatttgaataaatcaaaaaataaattaccaaaaagaagaaacacagaaaattatgcaaaaaaaaaaatcagctttaatgaaaataatatattaaaaaactCTAAAACTTTTGGagaagacaaaaaaaatatttttaaagatgAATATTTTGGGGATCAATCTTATCCTTTTGAGAAAACAAATGAAGATAATTTTCATAGTAATAGCAGCAGtgataacaataatataggcgataataaatttggaatcaaaattgaaaataagaATGATAGTAATGCTGATGcaaagaagaagaaaatggtAGGTTGCTTTCCTATGAgcaagaaaaaataataaaatgttgCTTTCTAtgctttttataatttccttcatattatctttatactattttaacattttattcatataaatcaaaaaatattgtgcttagctttataattatgaaaaatgtataGTCTGAACTGTGACcacatatatgtgtatgctttttttttattattttttcggtcttttttagtttttaccaatatgaaaaagtttcattattataataaatatattattatgcttatttttgtatGATATAATTGGttttgcaatttttttttgtttctattttatttttcgtcgtattttattattcccaCGGAAATATGACGCATATACGAACCATAAAGATAGTAAAAATTCGTCGAATAAAAAATCGCTagttctttcttttttttataagcaAATTTATATTGGCATTGTTTCGCTTTACTAATACAGATCCATATATGTGCAAATATTTCTGTATTAGGTATTTCCCTATTATGTGATGGCAATATATTTAgccaaaaaatttatttaaaaaaatataacaaatgttaaataagtgaaaaaaatagtataataaaatgtttcaaaaaaataattaataatgtatttttgCCATTTTTCACATGGTAATAGAAAAAAGaggtaatattttttgttttcgttttttatcAGTTTCTACAAAGAACCATGCATTTTACTCCATTCATCATAGTCAaagacatttttataagatGTATTAACTTGTGACATGGCTTTTATAAAATCGTCATATTTAATTGCTCTAAATATGGAAGTATTAggaatattttgtattccATTATATTGCTCTACTGCATCATCATATACATACTCATAGCATTTAGAACacaaatgatatatatcaCTACCATTCCAATTATCTAATTTTTGTGATATATTATCTAATTCTTCTTCAGTCATTTGAAACCCTGAGTGTGTATGCTtagatataatatatcGTATTTGATCTTTTCTTGCTTGTAAATCGGGTAATGGTATATAAACTCTTTTATTAAATCTTCTTAAAGCTGCATCATCTATCATATCAGGTCTATTTGTAGCTCcgataataacaataatagcATCTTTTTTGGTATTTATCCCATCAATCATTTGTAATAATTGGTTTTTAATTCTTATAGTTGTGTCAtcttcatctttttttctCATACCTAGTATAGAATCTATttcatcaaaaaataaaatagaagGATTATCAACTTCGGCACATTTAAATAAGCTTGTAACTATCTTCTCAGTTTCaccaatatatttactGAATAGTGACGATGCGTTTACATTATAAAATGAACATTGGCAATAAGATGCTACCCATTTAGCTATCATTGTTTTACCCGTTCCTGGTGgaccaaataataatattcctTTTGCTGCTCTATTTAAACCAGTAAATAAATCTGGTCTTAATATAAcattaacaattttatcttttattattttttttatatcatataaacCAATAATATCTGattccattattttttcattagcATCCATTTTCATACTTAATGCATatcttattatatttgcatCTAATCCTTGATCGTTTAGATGCATATATTGTTCAGGTATATCATCAAATTCGTCTTTCAAATTttctgaattttttttatagctttttttctttatatccTCCTTTTTATCCCTCATATGGTTACTATCACTTCTCGACAAATgtctatttctttttttcgaattgatataattaaaagcTTCAATTGCTTCTTCATTATCTTcatcttttctttttattaatacatCAAAAGCATTCGAAAATcctgatttttttttctttacaGAATTATTTGGAATACTATCTGATGATTCATCAGAACTATATTGTTTTGATCTATCTTTCTTTATAGAATTGCTATTAACTTTTTCAATAGGATTAGATTGTATATTATGTTTCTTCTTTCGTAACTTTAACCTTTTCGgagtatatatttcatcatCACTTTCTTCAGATAATGCTTTTTCAGCATGTTTGTATTGACTAGCCATGCTATCACATTTGTTAATTTGGGTTCCTCCATTTTCTCTATCTATACTACCAGTTTTGGCATATTGGCAAGTGCAATtactatttaaatttatgttGTAATCCGTTTTTACAGTATTTTCCTctaaattttgataattataaagtTTAACAAATAATGGGTCGAAGTTCATAaaatcttttatatttacacaaCAAGTTCcactaataaaattataattttctttgatctttttttcatcaataTAATCTGTTTCATTCTTTGCTAAATTTCGTACAATTTCATTATAaacatcattttcttcatcattatcaaaaatgttAATGTGTGTATTTATTAATGGGAATCTACTTGGATTaacttcatttttattatcattactTTCATATTCGTCCCATATTTcgtttattaaaatattttgaaagcattccttttctttgttatgtattttattatatattaattccATCCCGATGTTATTTACTCCACTAGCTTTCCCTGTTTCGttcatattctttttcGACGATTTTACCAAACGTGAGAgttatatttcttatatCGAATAAGATCATATTCCAACAACTACACAATTTCAGTTTGGATAACTTAGAAAGTACGTGAATGCCATGTGTGCATATTCgcgtttttatttattgatttatttatttacttattttatatttttgtgttttcttcctatgtttttttggcattgggaaaaaatatagctagctatatattttttttacgtattttttttacatatttttttatacactattaaaaaaagcaaactttttgaaaatatatataattaattcgATAAATATGacccaaaaaaataaaatgtttaaaacaaaattggaAAACCTTATTAAGATagttcatatatatattgcgaggaatatttttttacgtCAAATTGCAGGCAAATACAGTTGTATATCATTTGCGTGCTTGCGGAATATTTTCATGTGTA
It encodes the following:
- a CDS encoding AAA family ATPase, putative, which codes for MNETGKASGVNNIGMELIYNKIHNKEKECFQNILINEIWDEYESNDNKNEVNPSRFPLINTHINIFDNDEENDVYNEIVRNLAKNETDYIDEKKIKENYNFISGTCCVNIKDFMNFDPLFVKLYNYQNLEENTVKTDYNINLNSNCTCQYAKTGSIDRENGGTQINKCDSMASQYKHAEKALSEESDDEIYTPKRLKLRKKKHNIQSNPIEKVNSNSIKKDRSKQYSSDESSDSIPNNSVKKKKSGFSNAFDVLIKRKDEDNEEAIEAFNYINSKKRNRHLSRSDSNHMRDKKEDIKKKSYKKNSENLKDEFDDIPEQYMHLNDQGLDANIIRYALSMKMDANEKIMESDIIGLYDIKKIIKDKIVNVILRPDLFTGLNRAAKGILLFGPPGTGKTMIAKWVASYCQCSFYNVNASSLFSKYIGETEKIVTSLFKCAEVDNPSILFFDEIDSILGMRKKDEDDTTIRIKNQLLQMIDGINTKKDAIIVIIGATNRPDMIDDAALRRFNKRVYIPLPDLQARKDQIRYIISKHTHSGFQMTEEELDNISQKLDNWNGSDIYHLCSKCYEYVYDDAVEQYNGIQNIPNTSIFRAIKYDDFIKAMSQVNTSYKNVFDYDEWSKMHGSL